One genomic window of Myxocyprinus asiaticus isolate MX2 ecotype Aquarium Trade chromosome 5, UBuf_Myxa_2, whole genome shotgun sequence includes the following:
- the LOC127440765 gene encoding gastrula zinc finger protein XlCGF57.1-like isoform X1: protein MLLKMEFVKEEFKEENEDVSISEPFRLKNEDTEEQRDLMKLKEESQELNEEEEKHQYQITDDVITGEQTLSCSKTEETKSKKPFTCPQCGKSFTHKRNLNCHMKIHTGVDSFTCYQCGNHFKDKGGLERYIIIHTGEKRSICYQCGKSFKHKNILHYQTAVHIRNKSFTCHQCGKRCKGIGGLERHMRTHSGVKRFVCYHCGKSFELKKQRDSHLEVHIRNESFTCHQCGKSLSSKQSLDRHLKIRTAEKPFPCCQCKMSFECEVSLRRHMEIHVRVKSFTCNQCGKSLSCKPSLDRHMKIHTVEKPFPCCQCEMSFECEVSLRRHMEIHARLTTYTCDQCGKSFSSKESLDRHMRTRTPEKPFPCCQCEMIFKCEVSLRRHMEMHARLTTYTCDQCGRSFEHQRGLSCHERIHSRENSFICPQCGRTFQYKTSLANHMGIHTGEKRFTCCYCGESFKYQGKLKKHVKIHAREKHFYVPSESESDTESALLPSLLTDSRNVSSITEASSTHSIDTDTQNNKMSNIK, encoded by the coding sequence acctgatgaagctgaaagaggaaagtcaagaactgaatgaagaggaggaaaaacatcagtatcagatAACTGATGATGTCATTACTGGAGAACAAACTTTAAGTTGCTCAAAGACTGAagaaacaaaatccaaaaaaccTTTCACTTGtcctcaatgtggaaagagtttcacacataaaAGAAACTTGAATTGtcacatgaaaattcacactggagtAGACTCTTTCACTTGCTATCAGTGTGGAAACCATTTCAAAgataaaggaggtcttgaaaGATACATtataattcacactggagagaagcgtTCCATATgctatcagtgtggaaagagtttcaaacataaaaacattCTTCATTATCAAACAGCAGTTCATATTAGAAATAAgtctttcacatgccatcagtgtggaaagagatgCAAAGGTATAGGAGGTCTTGAACGCCACATGAGAACTCACTCTGGAGTGAAGCGTTTTGTTTGCTatcattgtggaaagagttttgaattaaaaaaacagcGTGATTCTCACTTAGAAGTTCATATTAGAAATGAGTCTTTCACATGCcaccagtgtggaaagagtttatCAAGTAAACAAAGTCTGGATCGTCACTTGAAAATTCGCACTGCAGAAAAGCCTTTCCCATGTTGTCAGTGTAAAATGAGTTTCGAATGTGAAGTGTCACTCCGTAGGCACATGGAAATTCATGTTAGAGTGAAGTCTTTCACATgcaatcagtgtggaaagagtttatCATGTAAACCAAGTCTGGATCGtcacatgaaaattcacactgTAGAGAAGCCTTTCCCATGTTGTCAGTGTGAAATGAGTTTCGAATGCGAAGTGTCACTCCGTAGGCACATGGAAATTCACGCTAGATTGACGACTTACACATGCgaccagtgtggaaagagtttctcaaGTAAAGAAAGTCTGGATCGTCACATGAGAACTCGCACTCCAGAGAAGCCTTTCCCATGCTGTCAGTGCGAAATGATTTTTAAATGCGAAGTGTCACTCCGTAGGCACATGGAAATGCACGCTAGATTGACGACTTACACATGCGACCAGTGTGGAAGGAGTTTCGAACACCAAAGAGGGCTCAGTTGCCACGAGCGAATTCACTCTAGAGAGAACTCTTTCatatgccctcagtgtggaaggaCTTTCCAGTACAAAACAAGCCTTGCTAACCACAtgggaattcacactggagagaagcgcTTCACATGCTGTTACTGTGGAGAGAGTTTCAAATACCAAGGGAAACTTAAGAAGCACGTTAAAATACACGCTAGAGAGAAGCATTTTTATGTGCCATCAGAATCGGAATCAGATACAGAAAgtgctttattgccaagtttgcTCACTGACTCAAGGAATGTGTCTTCCAttacagaagcttccagtacacacaGCATAGACACTGATACACAGAATAATAAAATgagtaatataaaataa